The Alkalihalobacillus sp. TS-13 genomic interval AAAAGTTCGATAATAATACACTTGCGATCATGGAGTTGGTTCAGGGAGGAGTCGACGCGGTAGTTGCGGATAACAGTGTCGTACTCGAATATGCGAAAAACAATCCTGATAAAAAGCTCAAGACAATCAGTGATGAAGAAAATTTCGAATCTGAATTTTATGGACTCATGTTCCCGAAAGGAAGCGACTTGAAAGCGGATTTCGATAAAGCTGTTAAAGAAGTCATCGAGAATGGAACATATGCAGAGATATATAAAGAATGGTTCGGTGATGAACCAGATCTTGAAGCATTGAAACAGCAGATGGAAAACGAATAAATCAAGTCATGGGGCTGACCAGGTGTTGGAGTGATCTGACACATTGCTTGTCAGCCCTTTCTTCAATAAAAGAGGACATCCAAGGGGAGAGGTTTATGGAATTCAGATATGATTTGATAATTGACTATGCACCATATTTCTTAAGAGGAACACTTTATACGATAGGTTTTTCATTTGTCGGCATCTTGATTGGTACGGTCTTAGGCTTATTGATAGGATTGGGGAAACTTTCGCCTTATCGAGTTCTCAGGTATCCACTTGATTGGTACATCACTTTTTTCAGGGGGACCCCTTTTTTTGTACAGATCCTATTGATATACTTTGGGGTTGTACCGCTACTGATTGGCGATTCAAATGCGATATTGGCAGGAGTCTTGGGGCTCTCCTTAAATGCAGGGGCGTATATTGCAGAAATTTTCAGAGCTGGAATTCAATCGATTGATAAAGGGCAGATGGAGGCATCACGTTCATTAGGGATGAATTATTATGAATCGATGCGATATGTCATTTTGCCACAGGCAATTAAACGTATGATTCCTCCGTTAGGGAATGAATTCATTGTTTTGATAAAAGAATCATCAATCCTGGCAATCATAGCGGCACCTGAATTGATGTACTGGGGAAGAGCGATGCAAGGGCAATATTACCGGGCATGGGAGCCATATCTTACTGTTGCACTGATATATCTTCTCTTGACTCTAACAGTCAGTACAATTTTAAACTACATCGAGAGGAGATTAACTACAGAATGATAAAAGTTCAAAATTTAAAAAAATCATTTGGTTCACTAGAGGTTTTAAAAGACATAAGTGCAGAGATAAAGCAGCAAGAAGTTGTATGTGTGATCGGGCCGTCTGGATCAGGGAAATCCACTTTCTTAAGATGTCTCAATCTGCTCGAATCCATCACCGATGGCAAAGTATATATAAAAGGCATTGATATTACGGCAAAATCAACGGATATCAATAAACTGCGTACAGATGTCGGCATGGTGTTCCAACAGTTCAACCTTTTCCCCCATAAAACGGTGTTGGAAAATATCATCTTATCGCCAATGAAGGTAAGGAAGTGGAATAGGAAAAGAGCTGAGGAGAAAGCACTCGAGCTTCTTGCAAAAGTAGGATTATCCGAAAAAGCGGAGGTATATCCGAATTCACTTTCAGGTGGCCAGAAGCAGCGGGTCGCGATTGCGAGAGCATTGGCGATGGAACCTGAAATCATGCTATTTGATGAACCGACATCTGCACTGGACCCAGAAATGGTCGGTGAGGTTTTGGAAGTTATGAAACAACTGGCCAAAGAAGGCATGACAATGATTGTGGTCACGCACGAAATGGGCTTTGCTAGAGAAGTCGGAGATCGCGTTCTCTTCATGGACGAAGGGTATATAGTAGAAGAAAACGAGCCGAAGAAGTTATTTTCAGATCCACAGCACGAACGAACCCAATCATTTTTAAGTAAAATACTATGAAAGAAGACGGGACTGGTTGAAATCAGTCTCGTTTTATTTGCACTTAAGGAAAGCATATACTTTCTTCAGTATAAGTGCAATTATGGCTCAAGCCTTCGTCAAGGCTTGGCTTTGCGAGGTTTTCTTTAGATGTTTTAAGGCTGTGTTGATTTAAACGAAATAGCGAGCCAGGCGAGACTCCACTGTTTTTAAAAGGAGCTTCGACTATGATAATGACTTCGACTAAATACCACCACGTCCGGTGGTGAACGTCGAAGTCAGTACATCCTGTACAAGTACGTCCTGTGGTGAACGTCTAAGCCAGCATAAGTAAGCTTCTAAGAATTCTCATCGCAGAAACGAAAATGATTTCATTTTTGTGTTGAGATCCTGTGCAAGTGAGGAGGCTCGTGGATCGCCCGGAACAATATCAACTATTTCAGATAATGAGAAAAAGATAGCCAAGACAAAAAATGACCCAAAAGCTGTTACGCTTTTGAGCCACTTTCACTACACAATCATCATTCTGTTGTTTCGTCCTTTATTCCTGCATCTCCGAGTACAAATACGAATACAGAAAGAATAAGTCCGATAACTGTTGCTAGGCCGAAGCTGTAATGGCCGCCTTGCATTGAGCTTAGCACATAGAAAGCCATATTGCTCAACAATAATGCCCAGATTATTGTCCAAATGTAACGCATATGATCACCTCAAGAATAATATGTAGCAATTTACACTTAAAAAGTGCAACTAAGGCTCAGCCTTCGCCAAGGCTTGGCTTCGCCAATTTTTTTATCCAATTCATATTGTAGCACAACTTGCCTTCTATCAAAACGTTTTCACGAAACTTCCAAAAAAAGTTCACCTTTTGCTGTTTATGGCACCTATGCAGAGTAAAGCATAAGAAAATTGGGCGAAAAACCTGTTCTCTTTTCTTTTTCTCGCATACATTAACTTAGAATGTAAGATTAAGGTGTGATGAATTTGAGTATAACCACTCACCGATTTATAAAAACGAATGATCAGCATGCTATCATTCATCTTCCGGAACAGCCTAATGGTTTTGCGATCCTGATAATAGGAGATACGAATCATTATGTGACTAACCAAACAAGCTCATGGTTGCAGCATCCAGAACGGAGGAAATTCATCGAGGAACTGTGCCGTTATGGATACACCGTTTATTATTCCAATTTATATGGACGGCATTGGGGGAATGATGGTAGTGTCGAGCTGCTGCATCGAATGTATCATACCATCCTGAAGCAAGAAATCATCAATTCCAGAATCCATGTGTTTGCTGAAGGAATGGGGGCCTTATCTGCTGTTAAATGGATGTATCATCATGAAACACTCACGAGGTCTGTAGCCTTCATGAATCCATGTTTCAGCTTGAAAGTCCATGCTGAAGCCGTTATGGAGCAAAAACTCTTTTATAAGCAGTTTCATAGGGAAATCAGAAAAGCATATGATATGTCCGAAGATAAAGCAACGTTGTTTTTGGTGAAGGATAAAGGAATGTACGACTACCCTTCGAAAGCACCGGTGAAGATTTGGCACAATATGCAGGGAACTCCGTATTCATTTATAAAACATAGCCGTGCTTATGAAAAATTCAGGGAGGATCTAGGAGCGCCGATCGCACTGACGCTGCAGTTACCTGGGGGAAAATACGATCTCGCAAACAAAGTGAAGAATTTCTATCAAAAAAATGAGCTTGAACTATAGTGATCAACCAGTGTATAGAGAAGTAATTCCGAATGTAACTCAAAGGGAACGGATTTTACTGTTAAGCTGGTTGATCTTATTCATGTTTATTTCAATACATAAAGCTTCTCAAAGTTAGTCATAAGGACTCTGTAATCCATGAAGAAACAGGATTTAGTTCATCATTTGCGGACGATCCGCGAGCCTCCTCCCCTACACAGGATGTCAAAACAAAAGTGAAATCATTTTCGTGTCTGCGATGAGAATTCTTAGAAGCTTTCCTTGTCGAAGCTCCTTTAAATAACGGGGAGTCTCGCTTGGCTCGCTTTTCCCGCTGGAGTGCCGTAAATTTCGTTTCAGTCAAACTTAGTCAGAAATCAACTGTATTATTTAACAAAGCCTAAAAATAAGATAGTAATAGACTGTATGAAAATGGAGGGCCAGTTATAATGAAGAATACCTTGATTACTGGAGTGGCTGGAGAGCTTGGAATGCTCCTTTGTAATGAATTTTTAAATGATGAGATTGATGTATATGGGATTGATCATTTAGATAGGGAAGGACATGTCGGCCTCGATCTAATCGGAAGGAATGCCTTATTCCATTTCTATAACCTGCCGATCCAAGAGGTCGATTGGGATGATATTGAACAGCCAAGGACCATCTTCCACTTAGCTCAAACTTCGCCAAAGACGAACCAGTTATCGGAATTGAAAACAATCCTGCAAAATCAACAACAAAATATGAGGAAGGTTATTCAATACGCAGCTGAGCAAAATAGTAAAATCATCCTTATTTCTACAACGGATGTATATGGAAATAGCAGACCACCCTTTCAAGCCGATCGAACACCACAGCCAAACAGCTTGTATGGCACATTGATGTTGACGGAGGAAACATACCTCACTGAAACAGCTGAAGTTTTTGATGTGGATTATCATATTATGAGAATTCCCATGGTAAATGGCTGCAGAAATTCCATCGAAGAAAGATGTTTTGCGGTGGATAAATTAGAAAAAGCAGGAGTTTCGGACCAGAATAGAGAAATCAGTAATACCTTTACAATCACGAAAGAGACGTTTATCATGTCTTGTAATCAACTTATGAAGGGAGAATACTCCGATAAAATCATTACCCTATACGAAGAAAGATGACAACGTTTTTTGCATACCGGACCGTTTGGAAGAATGATTTAGTACTCTTGGAATATTTCGAAATCATATGTATCGTTTATACTAGTACTAGTAATAATGTCTTGGCAGTAAAGAGGAGAGGAAAAAAGAATGGCAAAGATAATACCTTTCCTGATTGCAATTTCCCTTCTATCTCTTTCAGGTTGTCAGCAAGCACTGAATTCCGGAGAGTTAGAGAGCATTGGACTTTTGATTGAAGATACCATAACCGAT includes:
- a CDS encoding amino acid ABC transporter ATP-binding protein, which encodes MIKVQNLKKSFGSLEVLKDISAEIKQQEVVCVIGPSGSGKSTFLRCLNLLESITDGKVYIKGIDITAKSTDINKLRTDVGMVFQQFNLFPHKTVLENIILSPMKVRKWNRKRAEEKALELLAKVGLSEKAEVYPNSLSGGQKQRVAIARALAMEPEIMLFDEPTSALDPEMVGEVLEVMKQLAKEGMTMIVVTHEMGFAREVGDRVLFMDEGYIVEENEPKKLFSDPQHERTQSFLSKIL
- a CDS encoding NAD(P)-dependent oxidoreductase, with the protein product MKNTLITGVAGELGMLLCNEFLNDEIDVYGIDHLDREGHVGLDLIGRNALFHFYNLPIQEVDWDDIEQPRTIFHLAQTSPKTNQLSELKTILQNQQQNMRKVIQYAAEQNSKIILISTTDVYGNSRPPFQADRTPQPNSLYGTLMLTEETYLTETAEVFDVDYHIMRIPMVNGCRNSIEERCFAVDKLEKAGVSDQNREISNTFTITKETFIMSCNQLMKGEYSDKIITLYEER
- a CDS encoding alpha/beta hydrolase, translated to MSITTHRFIKTNDQHAIIHLPEQPNGFAILIIGDTNHYVTNQTSSWLQHPERRKFIEELCRYGYTVYYSNLYGRHWGNDGSVELLHRMYHTILKQEIINSRIHVFAEGMGALSAVKWMYHHETLTRSVAFMNPCFSLKVHAEAVMEQKLFYKQFHREIRKAYDMSEDKATLFLVKDKGMYDYPSKAPVKIWHNMQGTPYSFIKHSRAYEKFREDLGAPIALTLQLPGGKYDLANKVKNFYQKNELEL
- a CDS encoding YjzD family protein gives rise to the protein MRYIWTIIWALLLSNMAFYVLSSMQGGHYSFGLATVIGLILSVFVFVLGDAGIKDETTE
- a CDS encoding amino acid ABC transporter permease — translated: MEFRYDLIIDYAPYFLRGTLYTIGFSFVGILIGTVLGLLIGLGKLSPYRVLRYPLDWYITFFRGTPFFVQILLIYFGVVPLLIGDSNAILAGVLGLSLNAGAYIAEIFRAGIQSIDKGQMEASRSLGMNYYESMRYVILPQAIKRMIPPLGNEFIVLIKESSILAIIAAPELMYWGRAMQGQYYRAWEPYLTVALIYLLLTLTVSTILNYIERRLTTE